One genomic window of Bradyrhizobium sp. B124 includes the following:
- a CDS encoding GNAT family N-acetyltransferase — translation MTTAVEKFGARVASYAVGYRVELVSDWAYAAARWGTFEPLTAFQHPQWYASWYRAFASTDGVEPLIAIVSDAATGERAALLPLICHRQGSLRVVEFADLNLTDFNAPILGPAAPRDDVAAWQFWRDLQAALRKAPGGADLIRFRKMPVKLATRSNPLALLDGIGPSVVNGNLLTIGDDHNAWRYELNRKVRKELGRSWRVFTREPSAAFRVATDTGEALDLLSITEVQQGARLNGLGLNYVLDNADCAAFYRDLVREGTARGYAVMTALATSDEVVATLLGVRTGSRYVMIRISNAGEKWSACSPGRLIIDRTIEALHKDGVREFDFSIGNYTYKRRFRPQRTPLVDLSAPLSWRGQPYALRDRAVLALRHYPELTARLKQALGKSMPSREDD, via the coding sequence TTGACGACAGCGGTTGAGAAATTCGGGGCGCGGGTCGCTTCCTATGCGGTCGGCTATCGCGTCGAATTGGTTTCCGATTGGGCGTATGCCGCCGCCCGCTGGGGGACCTTCGAGCCGCTCACGGCGTTCCAGCATCCGCAATGGTATGCGTCATGGTACCGGGCCTTCGCGTCGACCGACGGTGTCGAGCCGCTGATCGCAATCGTCAGCGATGCCGCGACCGGCGAGCGGGCTGCACTGTTGCCGCTGATCTGTCACCGGCAAGGCAGCCTCCGCGTTGTCGAATTCGCCGACCTCAACCTCACCGACTTCAACGCGCCGATCCTCGGCCCCGCCGCACCGCGCGACGACGTCGCCGCATGGCAGTTTTGGCGTGATTTGCAGGCCGCGCTGCGCAAAGCGCCCGGCGGAGCCGATCTGATCCGTTTTCGCAAGATGCCGGTCAAGCTCGCGACGCGATCCAACCCGCTGGCGCTGCTCGATGGCATCGGACCATCGGTCGTCAACGGCAATCTGCTGACCATCGGTGACGACCACAACGCCTGGCGCTACGAGCTGAACCGGAAGGTTCGCAAGGAATTGGGACGGAGCTGGCGCGTGTTCACGCGTGAGCCGTCCGCGGCGTTCAGGGTCGCCACAGATACCGGCGAGGCGCTGGACCTTCTGTCCATCACGGAAGTGCAGCAGGGCGCGCGGCTGAACGGTCTTGGGCTCAACTACGTACTCGACAATGCGGACTGCGCCGCCTTCTATCGCGACCTGGTGCGCGAAGGCACCGCGCGCGGCTATGCGGTCATGACCGCACTTGCGACCAGCGACGAAGTGGTGGCGACGCTGCTCGGCGTCCGCACCGGCTCGCGCTACGTCATGATCCGCATCAGCAATGCGGGCGAGAAATGGTCGGCCTGTTCGCCGGGCCGGCTGATCATCGATCGCACCATCGAAGCGCTGCACAAGGACGGTGTGCGGGAGTTCGATTTCTCGATCGGCAATTACACCTACAAGCGGCGGTTCAGACCGCAGCGCACGCCGCTGGTCGATCTCAGCGCACCCTTGAGCTGGCGCGGGCAGCCCTACGCGCTGCGGGACCGCGCCGTGCTGGCGCTGCGTCACTATCCGGAGCTCACCGCGCGGCTGAAGCAGGCGCTCGGCAAGTCGATGCCCTCGCGCGAGGACGACTGA
- the wrbA gene encoding NAD(P)H:quinone oxidoreductase: MAKVLVLYYSAYGHIEAMANAVAEGAREAGATVDIKRVPELVPAEVAKASYYKLDQPAPIAEINDLPNYDAIIVGTGTRFGRMASQMANFLDQAGGLWARGALNGKVGGAFTSSATQHGGQETTLFSIITNLLHFGMTVIGLNYGFAGQMKLDEVTGGAPYGATTITGGDGSRQPSENELAGARYQGRAIAEAARKLHG; this comes from the coding sequence ATGGCCAAGGTTCTCGTTCTCTATTACTCCGCCTACGGTCACATCGAAGCGATGGCGAATGCCGTTGCGGAAGGCGCGCGCGAAGCCGGCGCCACCGTCGATATCAAGCGCGTGCCCGAGCTCGTGCCGGCCGAAGTCGCGAAAGCCTCGTACTACAAGCTCGACCAGCCCGCACCGATCGCAGAGATCAACGACCTCCCCAATTACGACGCGATCATCGTCGGCACCGGCACCCGGTTCGGCCGCATGGCTTCGCAGATGGCCAACTTCCTCGACCAGGCCGGCGGGCTCTGGGCCCGTGGCGCGCTGAACGGCAAGGTCGGCGGCGCCTTCACCTCGAGCGCGACCCAGCATGGCGGCCAGGAGACCACGCTGTTCTCGATCATCACGAACCTGTTGCATTTCGGCATGACGGTGATCGGACTGAACTACGGCTTTGCCGGACAGATGAAGCTCGACGAGGTCACCGGCGGCGCGCCCTACGGCGCCACCACGATCACCGGCGGCGACGGCAGCCGCCAGCCCAGCGAGAACGAGCTCGCCGGCGCGCGCTATCAGGGCCGCGCAATCGCGGAGGCTGCCAGAAAGCTGCACGGCTAA